The following coding sequences lie in one Oryza brachyantha chromosome 10, ObraRS2, whole genome shotgun sequence genomic window:
- the LOC102717003 gene encoding glutathione reductase, chloroplastic, whose product MATAATLPFSSSSTAAVQTVARAISLRRRGGALLHHLCRRHPLSAATRGSLLRLGLALRRPLSASASAVGDRGDAAAGGEGGGYDYDLFTIGAGSGGMRASRVAASLYGARAAVCEMPFATVASDNLGGVGGTCVLRGCVPKKLLVYASKYSHEFEESHGFGWRYGTEPKHDWSTLMTNKNLELQRLLGVQTNMLKNSGVTIIEGRGKVVDPHAVSVDGKLYTAKNILIAVGGRPSIPDIPGIEHVIDSDAALDLPSRPEKIAIVGGGYIALEFAGIFNGLKSGVHVFIRQKKVLRGFDEEVRDFVADQMSLRGITFHTEQTPQAVTKSDDGLLTLKTYKGSIHGFSHVMFATGRKPNTKNLGLEEIGVKLDKHGAIVVDEFSRTSVDSIWAVGDVTNRVNLTPVALMEGGALARTIFGNEPTKPDYSAVPSAVFSQPPIGQVGLTEEKAIEKYGDVDVYTSNFRPLRATLSGLPDRVYMKAIVCANTNKVLGVHMCGEDAPEIIQGIAIAVKAGLTKQNFDATVGVHPTTAEELVTMRSPTRKVRTDAADETKMKDEATRQK is encoded by the exons atggcgacggcggcgaccctccccttctcctcctcgtccaccGCCGCAGTCCAGACCGTAGCCCGCGCCATCTCCTTGCGCCGACGCGGCGGggccctcctccaccacctctgccgccgccacccgctcTCGGCTGCCACCCGGGGCTcgctcctccgcctcggcctggCACTGCGCCGCCcgctctccgcctccgcctcggccgtcgggGATAGAGGGGACGCCGCTGCGGGCGGGGAAGGAGGTGGGTACGACTACGACCTCTTCACCATAGGGGCCGGGAGCGGCGGGATGCGGGCGtcgcgcgtcgccgcctccctctacggcgcccgcgccgccgtctgcgAGATGCCCTTCGCCACCGTCGCGTCCGATAACCTCGGTGGCGTCGGCGGAAC CTGTGTGCTTCGTGGCTGTGTCCCAAAGAAATTACTGGTGTATGCATCCAAATACTCTCATGAGTTCGAAGAGAGCCATGGCTTCGGGTGGAGGTATGGCACTGAGCCAAAGCATGACTGGAGCACTCTGATGACTAACAAGAATTTAGAGTTGCAGCGCTTGCTGGGGGTTCAGACAAACATGCTGAAGAATTCAGGGGTGACTATAATCGAAGGCCGTGGAAAG GTTGTTGATCCACATGCTGTCAGTGTGGATGGAAAACTTTATACTGCAAAAAACATACTCATAGCAGTTGGTGGTCGGCCATCCATTCCAGATATTCCAGGAATAGAGCACGTCATTGATTCAGATGCAGCATTGGACCTGCCTTCAAGACCTGAGAAGATTGCGATAGTAGGAGGAGGGTATATTGCTTTGGAGTTTGCTGGTATTTTCAATGGCTTAAAAAGTGGTGTTCATGTTTTTATCCGACAGAAGAAAGTACTAAGAGGCTTTGACGAGGAG GTCAGGGATTTTGTTGCAGATCAGATGTCTTTGAGGGGTATCACATTTCATACTGAACAGACTCCTCAAGCAGTCACTAAATCAGATGATGGCTTGCTGACTCTGAAGACATACAAAGGAAGCATACATGGGTTCTCACATGTAATGTTTGCAACCGGACGAAAGCCAAATACAAAG aaTTTGGGACTGGAAGAGATTGGGGTCAAACTGGACAAGCATGGTGCTATTGTG GTTGATGAGTTTTCTCGAACCTCAGTTGATTCTATATGGGCTGTGGGTGATGTTACTAATAGGGTGAACCTGACACCGGTTGCATTAATGGAAGGTGGGGCATTAGCGAGGACTATTTTTGGAAATGAACCTACAAAACCAGATTACAG TGCTGTGCCATCTGCGGTGTTTTCCCAACCTCCAATTGGACAAGTTGGCCTTACTGAAGAGAAG GCGATTGAGAAGTACGGAGATGTTGATGTCTACACATCAAACTTCAGACCTCTCAGGGCCACTCTTTCTGGTCTACCTGATCGTGTATACATGAAGGCTATCGTGTGTGCTAATACTAACAAAGTTCTAGGAGTGCacatgtgtggtgaagatgcaCCTGAGATTATTCAG GGTATTGCAATTGCTGTAAAGGCTGGGTTGACGAAGCAAAACTTTGATGCCACTGTAGGTGTCCACCCAACCACTGCAGAAGAACTTGTCACAATGAGAAGCCCAACTAGGAAGGTCCGAACAGATGCTGCGGATGAG ACGAAAATGAAAGATGAGGCCACACGTCAGAAGTAG